One part of the Phacochoerus africanus isolate WHEZ1 chromosome 7, ROS_Pafr_v1, whole genome shotgun sequence genome encodes these proteins:
- the LOC125130715 gene encoding myosin-9-like isoform X10, producing MFRWLVLRINKALDKTKRQGASFIGILDIAGFEIFDAGPPGILALLDEECWFPKATDKSFVEKVMQEQGTHPKFQKPKQLKDKADFCIIHYPRKKS from the exons ATGTTCCGCTGGCTGGTCCTGCGCATCAACAAGGCTCTGGACAAGACCAAGAGGCAGGGCGCCTCGTTCATCGGCATCCTGGACATCGCCGGCTTCGAGATCTTCGAT GCAGGCCCCCCTGGCATCCTGGCCCTGCTGGACGAGGAGTGCTGGTTCCCCAAAGCCACGGACAAGAGCTTCGTGGAGAAGGTGATGCAGGAGCAGGGCACCCACCCCAAGTTCCAGAAGCCCAAGCAGCTAAAGGACAAAGCTGATTTCTGCATCATCCACTATCCCCGCAAG AAGTCGTAA
- the LOC125130716 gene encoding apolipoprotein L3-like isoform X1, translated as MSSLVFCCLDIEDFLKAVIKCLQNVIKKEEMKRLFTQVLDRILAKIRLPREEADALREYLEERETDLSMKNKEQLDIKRFLMRFPHIKLELKERIGKLHALADKADKVHRDCTISKLVATSADAVSSILTIVGLSLAPVTAGVSLALSATGLGLRIAAFVTSVSTDIVDRISLSLRETEASCLLPTDIEKWHVVVQVLVRNTPKIVDNARVLAKAIERVETNIRAMQRVRVNPCLEARSNLLRTDEGIEALSSIPRKAAFRGSALAMTKNARIMPIASTGVGLLVDVGFLVKESIHLHKGAKTQLAEALRQRAQKLEDLTCICDSLQEGPTPPPPE; from the exons ATGAGCTCATTAGTCTTCTGCTGCTTGG ATATAGAGGACTTTTTGAAGGCTGTCATTAAGTGTTTGCAAAATGTAATAAAGAAGGAGGAGATGAAACGTCTGTTCACTCAAGTCCTGGACAGAATTCTGGCTAAGATCCGTTTGCCCAG GGAAGAGGCAGATGCACTGCGTGAGTATCTGGAGGAGCGGGAAACAGACTTGAGCATGAAGAATAAAGAGCAGCTGGATATAAAGAGGTTTTTGATGAGGTTCCCTCACATAAAACTGGAGCTCAAGGAGCGCATAGGAAAGCTCCATGCGCTTGCGGACAAGGCTGACAAAGTACACAGGGACTGCACCATCTCCAAACTGGTGGCCACCTCCGCTGATGCTGTGTCCAGCATCCTGACCATCGTCGGTCTGTCTCTGGCACCCGTGACAGCAGGGGTCAGCCTAGCACTCTCTGCCACTGGGTTGGGGCTGAGAATAGCGGCTTTTGTGACCAGTGTGTCCACCGACATTGTGGACAGGATCAGTCTTTCATTAAGAGAAACTGAAGCCAGTTGCCTTCTGCCAACTGACATCGAAAAATGGCACGTGGTCGTGCAGGTTCTAGTTAGGAACACCCCCAAAATTGTTGACAATGCACGGGTACTTGCAAAAGCCATAGAACGCGTTGAAACCAACATTAGAGCCATGCAGCGGGTCAGAGTCAACCCTTGCTTAGAAGCTCGTTCAAATCTCTTAAGGACCGATGAGGGAATCGAAGCCTTAAGCAGCATACCGAGGAAGGCAGCTTTCAGAGGCAGTGCTCTGGCAATGACCAAAAACGCCCGGATCATGCCTATAGCCAGTACAGGTGTCGGCCTTCTGGTGGACGTGGGCTTCCTGGTGAAGGAGTCAATCCACTTGCACAAAGGGGCAAAGACACAGTTGGCTGAAGCGCTGAGGCAGCGTGCCCAGAAGCTGGAGGATCTCACCTGCATCTGTGACAGTCTGCAGGAGGGCCCGACTCCGCCACCCCCAGAGTAG
- the LOC125130716 gene encoding apolipoprotein L3-like isoform X2 → MKRLFTQVLDRILAKIRLPREEADALREYLEERETDLSMKNKEQLDIKRFLMRFPHIKLELKERIGKLHALADKADKVHRDCTISKLVATSADAVSSILTIVGLSLAPVTAGVSLALSATGLGLRIAAFVTSVSTDIVDRISLSLRETEASCLLPTDIEKWHVVVQVLVRNTPKIVDNARVLAKAIERVETNIRAMQRVRVNPCLEARSNLLRTDEGIEALSSIPRKAAFRGSALAMTKNARIMPIASTGVGLLVDVGFLVKESIHLHKGAKTQLAEALRQRAQKLEDLTCICDSLQEGPTPPPPE, encoded by the exons ATGAAACGTCTGTTCACTCAAGTCCTGGACAGAATTCTGGCTAAGATCCGTTTGCCCAG GGAAGAGGCAGATGCACTGCGTGAGTATCTGGAGGAGCGGGAAACAGACTTGAGCATGAAGAATAAAGAGCAGCTGGATATAAAGAGGTTTTTGATGAGGTTCCCTCACATAAAACTGGAGCTCAAGGAGCGCATAGGAAAGCTCCATGCGCTTGCGGACAAGGCTGACAAAGTACACAGGGACTGCACCATCTCCAAACTGGTGGCCACCTCCGCTGATGCTGTGTCCAGCATCCTGACCATCGTCGGTCTGTCTCTGGCACCCGTGACAGCAGGGGTCAGCCTAGCACTCTCTGCCACTGGGTTGGGGCTGAGAATAGCGGCTTTTGTGACCAGTGTGTCCACCGACATTGTGGACAGGATCAGTCTTTCATTAAGAGAAACTGAAGCCAGTTGCCTTCTGCCAACTGACATCGAAAAATGGCACGTGGTCGTGCAGGTTCTAGTTAGGAACACCCCCAAAATTGTTGACAATGCACGGGTACTTGCAAAAGCCATAGAACGCGTTGAAACCAACATTAGAGCCATGCAGCGGGTCAGAGTCAACCCTTGCTTAGAAGCTCGTTCAAATCTCTTAAGGACCGATGAGGGAATCGAAGCCTTAAGCAGCATACCGAGGAAGGCAGCTTTCAGAGGCAGTGCTCTGGCAATGACCAAAAACGCCCGGATCATGCCTATAGCCAGTACAGGTGTCGGCCTTCTGGTGGACGTGGGCTTCCTGGTGAAGGAGTCAATCCACTTGCACAAAGGGGCAAAGACACAGTTGGCTGAAGCGCTGAGGCAGCGTGCCCAGAAGCTGGAGGATCTCACCTGCATCTGTGACAGTCTGCAGGAGGGCCCGACTCCGCCACCCCCAGAGTAG